The following proteins are co-located in the Rattus norvegicus strain BN/NHsdMcwi chromosome X, GRCr8, whole genome shotgun sequence genome:
- the Tesl gene encoding testis derived transcript-like: protein MDLGHKPGLGAPCLKCKEKCAGFELHFWRKICRNCKCGQEDHDILLSNDEDQKVGRLFEHTEYTNIITKLKSEGMPMFKHNVMAMTNPCTAEKKFFNTGSYEWAPPVQRQELARNYMAKEKLSLSGSWATQYLKKQLSKQLPAHDQDPSKCHELSPNEVREMEQFIKKYKNEALGVGAMKHLSEVNDQGDKVQNPARVRNTTSALSSKEKSTEPKKTQYSCYCCKQPIKEGDTAIYAERAGYNKLWHPSCFICSTCGELLVHMIYFWKNGKLYCGRHYCDSEKPRCAGCDELIFSKEYTQAENQNWHLKHFSCFDCDKILAGKIYVMVNDKPVCKPCYMKNHAVKCQECQSVIDPELQRVTYNNFSWHASSECFLCSCCRKCLFGQKFMPVNGLVFCSMECKKMMS, encoded by the coding sequence ATGGACTTAGGTCACAAGCCAGGATTGGGGGCCCCATGtctaaaatgcaaagaaaaatgtGCAGGGTTTGAGCTACACTTTTGGAGGAAAATATGTCGTAATTGCAAATGTGGACAAGAAGATCATGACATACTCCTAAGCAATGATGAGGACCAGAAAGTCGGGAGACTCTTTGAACACACTGAGTACACTAACATAATCACCAAGCTGAAGTCAGAAGGAATGCCTATGTTCAAACACAATGTTATGGCAATGACCAATCCATGTACTGCCGAGAAGAAATTCTTCAACACTGGTAGCTATGAGTGGGCTCCCCCTgtccagaggcaggaactggccaggaaTTACATGGCTAAGGAGAAACTGTCATTGTCTGGTTCATGGGCAACACAGTACCTGAAGAAGCAGCTATCGAAGCAGCTTCCTGCACATGACCAGGACCCTTCTAAGTGCCATGAGTTGTCTCCCAATGAAGTTAGGGAGATGGAGCAGtttataaagaaatataagaatgaGGCTTTGGGAGTGGGTGCCATGAAGCATCTCTCTGAGGTGAATGATCAGGGTGACAAGGTGCAGAACCCTGCCAGAGTCAGAAACACCACATCAGCattgagttctaaggaaaagtcTACAGAGCCTAAGAAGACCcaatattcttgttactgttgcAAACAACCCATAAAAGAAGGAGATACAGCCATCTATGCTGAAAGAGCTGGGTACAATAAACTCTGGCACCCATCTTGTTTTATCTGCAGCACCTGTGGGGAACTCCTGGTGCACATGATTTACTTCTGGAAGAACGGGAAGCTGTACTGTGGCAGACATTACTGTGACAGTGAGAAGCCCCGCTGTGCTGGCTGTGATGAACTGATATTTAGCAAGGAATACACCCAAGCAGAAAACCAGAATTGGCATTTGAAACACTTCTCTTGCTTTGATTGTGACAAAATTCTGGCTGGAAAAATTTATGTGATGGTCAATGATAAGCCTGTGTGCAAACCCTGCTACATGAAGAACCATGCTGTGAAGTGTCAAGAATGCCAAAGTGTCATCGACCCGGAATTGCAGAGAGTAACATATAATAATTTTAGTTGGCATGCATCTTCAGAGTGCTTCCTGTGCTCCTGCTGCAGAAAGTGTCTTTTTGGACAGAAGTTCATGCCTGTAAATGGGCTGGTTTTCTGTTCCATGGAATGTAAGAAAATGATGTCTTAA